One stretch of Natranaerovirga pectinivora DNA includes these proteins:
- a CDS encoding anti sigma factor C-terminal domain-containing protein, translated as MNFKVLFEKYKNNTASEEERKIVEEEIEKLKVLNEYMDESFDLDYEIDIKTNIDQNNKGELYKIRKSVKRRNRIIILSSVSIVLIIMVVFHSVIAPMLNKLYYNPDQKTYSMTNDLSIILDSHVGLHYPNGSLVTVLANNTGIGKYSITISKNNTFEGKTEYYYGDINKGKLDIESAFWRRGAIVNFFVNATYPPYYMREDEMENVIKRLENAPPYTLIEAYISFEELLSMNELAEIMNVHKNIHWIGIRNSGEYKQVYPLIGISNKGGFIYEELNELYPHFNTALIASKDQITGDILEQNFRSSLQFQINHSATLETLSSNFPTKAYYENTLVYINENGIKTYGVVVQGTPDTILELTQLDGISGIRISNSKFYLPYYN; from the coding sequence ATGAATTTTAAAGTTTTATTTGAGAAATACAAAAACAATACAGCGTCAGAAGAAGAAAGAAAAATAGTAGAAGAAGAAATAGAAAAATTAAAGGTATTAAACGAATATATGGATGAAAGTTTTGATTTGGATTATGAAATAGATATAAAAACCAATATAGATCAAAATAATAAAGGTGAATTATATAAAATTAGAAAAAGTGTTAAAAGAAGAAACAGAATAATCATCTTAAGTTCTGTTAGTATAGTATTGATCATAATGGTTGTTTTTCACTCTGTTATTGCACCGATGCTTAATAAATTATATTATAATCCCGATCAAAAAACCTATAGTATGACCAATGATTTATCAATAATACTAGATAGTCATGTGGGGTTGCATTATCCTAATGGATCTCTCGTAACAGTATTAGCAAATAATACAGGGATTGGCAAATATTCTATTACCATCTCAAAAAATAATACTTTTGAAGGAAAAACAGAATATTATTATGGTGATATTAACAAAGGAAAACTAGACATAGAATCTGCCTTTTGGAGAAGGGGCGCTATAGTGAATTTCTTTGTTAATGCAACATATCCTCCTTATTATATGAGAGAAGATGAAATGGAAAATGTCATCAAAAGACTTGAAAATGCTCCACCATATACTCTCATTGAAGCCTATATTTCTTTTGAAGAACTTTTATCTATGAATGAGTTGGCTGAAATAATGAATGTGCATAAGAATATCCACTGGATTGGGATAAGAAATTCAGGAGAGTATAAACAAGTATATCCTTTAATTGGTATATCCAATAAAGGTGGATTTATATATGAAGAACTTAATGAGTTATATCCTCACTTTAACACAGCTTTAATTGCGAGTAAAGATCAAATAACTGGTGATATTTTAGAACAAAATTTTAGATCATCTTTGCAATTTCAAATCAATCACAGTGCTACATTAGAAACATTATCCAGCAATTTTCCAACAAAGGCGTATTATGAAAACACCTTAGTTTATATTAATGAAAATGGTATTAAAACCTATGGTGTAGTTGTCCAAGGAACGCCTGATACTATATTAGAATTAACTCAATTGGACGGCATTAGTGGCATACGAATTAGTAATTCTAAATTTTATTTGCCTTATTATAATTAA
- the alaS gene encoding alanine--tRNA ligase codes for MKTYGLNELRKMYLEFFESKNHLKMNSFPLVPQNDKSLLLINAGMAPLKPYFTGQETPPRNRVTTCQKCIRTGDIENVGKTARHGTFFEMLGNFSFGDYFKEEAIEWAWEFVTKVMEIPEERLYVSVYEEDDEAEEIWNKKIGVDLSRIFRMGKADNFWELGVGPCGPCSEIYYDRGEKFSCGSENCTVGCDCDRYIEFWNLVFTQFEKDEAGNYHLLENPNIDTGMGLERLAVMMQDVDSIFDVDTIKALRDAVCKKANVEYMKDYKKDVSIRLITDHIRSVTFMASDGILPSNEGRGYVLRRLLRRAARHGKLLGIQGKFLADLSKIVIEVSKDAYPELDEKRDYLYKIITIEEDRFNETIDQGLTILKGYIDELKESKGTVLSGENAFKLYDTYGFPLDLTMEILEEEDLEVDQDAFNSAMNEQRERARSAREESNYMGSDENVYNKLDASMSTTFVGYTNTDYTSKILVLATDSDIVTELTSGDKGTIFVEETPFYATSGGQLNDKGIIQTDSGKFIVEDVKKVMGNKFAHIGTVESGIFKTGETVNLAINKEDREATAKNHSATHILHKVLREVLGSHVEQAGSLVSSDRLRFDFAHFSALTPEELSLVEEKVNGIINESLEIKTEVTSIEEAKNKGAMALFGEKYGDEVRVVSMGDYSIELCGGTHIDNTNAISTFKIVSEAGIAAGVRRIEALTSSNAIDYYKAQEKLISDISKLLKTDANQLLRKAESILEDLKSLQQENEKLKSKLAQGAVGDILNEVVEVNGVKLLASKIDNLEMNDLRNLGDQLKQKIDSGVIVLASSSDDKVSLVAMVTDDVVKLGAHAGNIIKATATIVGGGGGGRPNMAQAGGKNPEKIEEALLMVKEVLLGQLSK; via the coding sequence TTGAAAACGTACGGATTAAATGAATTAAGAAAAATGTATTTAGAGTTTTTTGAAAGCAAAAACCATCTTAAGATGAACAGCTTTCCTCTGGTACCTCAAAATGATAAAAGTTTGTTATTAATAAATGCAGGTATGGCGCCATTAAAGCCTTACTTTACAGGTCAAGAAACACCACCAAGAAATAGAGTGACAACTTGTCAAAAATGTATTAGAACTGGTGATATTGAAAATGTAGGGAAGACGGCTAGACATGGTACTTTCTTTGAAATGTTAGGGAATTTTTCTTTTGGTGATTATTTTAAAGAAGAAGCTATTGAATGGGCTTGGGAGTTTGTTACTAAAGTAATGGAAATTCCTGAAGAAAGACTTTATGTTTCTGTATATGAAGAAGACGATGAAGCAGAAGAAATTTGGAACAAAAAAATTGGTGTTGATTTAAGTCGTATCTTTAGAATGGGTAAAGCGGACAACTTCTGGGAATTAGGAGTAGGACCTTGTGGCCCTTGTTCAGAGATCTATTATGATCGTGGAGAAAAATTCAGTTGTGGTAGTGAAAACTGTACAGTTGGGTGTGACTGTGATAGATATATAGAATTCTGGAATCTGGTATTTACTCAATTTGAAAAAGATGAAGCAGGGAATTATCATCTTTTAGAAAATCCAAACATTGATACAGGAATGGGATTAGAGCGTTTAGCGGTTATGATGCAAGACGTGGATTCTATTTTTGATGTGGATACAATTAAAGCTCTTAGAGATGCTGTTTGTAAAAAAGCAAATGTTGAATATATGAAAGATTACAAAAAAGATGTCTCTATTAGACTTATAACAGATCATATTCGTTCAGTAACCTTTATGGCTTCTGATGGGATATTACCGTCTAATGAAGGTCGTGGTTATGTACTTAGAAGACTTTTAAGACGTGCTGCTAGACATGGCAAGTTATTAGGTATACAAGGTAAATTCCTTGCAGACTTAAGTAAGATTGTAATAGAAGTATCAAAAGATGCTTACCCAGAGTTAGATGAAAAAAGAGATTATTTATATAAAATCATTACAATAGAAGAAGATAGATTCAATGAAACAATTGACCAAGGATTAACCATTTTAAAAGGGTATATTGATGAATTAAAAGAATCTAAAGGAACTGTATTATCTGGTGAAAATGCTTTTAAACTATATGATACATATGGCTTCCCTCTTGACTTAACAATGGAGATTCTTGAAGAGGAAGATCTAGAAGTAGATCAAGACGCATTTAATAGTGCTATGAATGAGCAACGTGAAAGAGCCCGTAGTGCAAGAGAAGAGTCTAATTACATGGGTTCAGATGAAAATGTGTACAACAAATTAGATGCCTCAATGTCAACAACTTTTGTCGGCTATACAAATACGGATTACACTTCAAAAATTCTTGTATTAGCAACTGACAGCGACATTGTAACTGAATTGACATCAGGAGATAAAGGGACTATTTTTGTTGAAGAAACACCATTTTATGCAACAAGTGGCGGTCAGTTAAATGATAAAGGGATTATTCAAACGGATTCTGGGAAATTTATTGTAGAAGATGTTAAAAAAGTAATGGGGAATAAGTTTGCTCATATTGGTACAGTAGAATCAGGCATCTTTAAAACAGGTGAAACAGTTAATTTAGCAATTAACAAAGAAGATAGAGAAGCAACTGCAAAGAATCATAGTGCTACCCATATTTTACACAAAGTTTTAAGAGAAGTATTAGGTTCACATGTTGAACAAGCAGGTTCCCTTGTGTCCTCGGATAGATTAAGATTTGACTTTGCTCATTTTTCAGCTTTAACACCTGAAGAATTAAGTTTAGTAGAAGAAAAAGTAAATGGTATAATTAATGAAAGTCTAGAAATTAAAACAGAAGTTACTTCGATTGAAGAAGCAAAAAATAAAGGTGCAATGGCTTTATTTGGTGAAAAATATGGTGATGAAGTAAGAGTTGTTTCTATGGGAGATTATAGTATTGAGCTATGTGGTGGAACACATATTGATAACACCAACGCCATAAGCACTTTTAAAATCGTTTCTGAGGCTGGTATAGCAGCAGGGGTTAGAAGAATCGAAGCGTTAACGTCAAGTAATGCTATTGACTATTATAAAGCACAAGAAAAACTAATTAGTGATATTTCTAAATTATTAAAAACAGATGCTAATCAACTTCTTAGAAAAGCTGAGAGCATTCTAGAGGACCTTAAAAGTCTTCAACAAGAAAATGAGAAATTAAAAAGCAAATTGGCTCAAGGTGCTGTAGGTGATATATTAAATGAAGTTGTAGAAGTTAATGGTGTAAAATTATTAGCATCAAAAATAGATAATTTAGAAATGAATGATTTAAGAAACCTTGGAGATCAATTAAAACAAAAAATAGATTCGGGTGTTATTGTATTGGCATCTAGTAGCGATGATAAAGTAAGCTTGGTTGCTATGGTAACAGATGATGTTGTTAAATTAGGAGCACATGCAGGTAATATCATTAAAGCTACCGCTACAATTGTAGGTGGTGGCGGCGGTGGCCGTCCAAATATGGCACAAGCTGGTGGAAAAAATCCAGAAAAAATTGAAGAAGCATTATTAATGGTTAAAGAAGTCTTATTAGGTCAGCTGTCTAAATAA
- a CDS encoding CapA family protein, whose translation MKKSIVLLGIILILSGCSNKTDSIQTIQLTNTTTPQSIVFNKDVEEEDLSFDRIPDSELIKEVTISAVGDIMVHQWQITRAYNEKTDEFDFSDAFKHIAPYLQRADLTVGNLETTFGGKDNGIRMANSFYFRGYTGYPCFNTPEILAYNLKDAGFDLLSTANNHSLDSRAIGVINTLDFLDDAGLEYVGTHRNQEEKETIKIKEINDITFGFGAYTYGTNGLVVPADRPYLVNTLDMYNPVKIAQMIEDIKVMSPLVDFVVVFIHFGNEYFDHPNDHQRRIVDQLFEAGADVILGSHPHVLQPIEIRQIKDGEEERTGVVIYSLGNFISSQRYSTNRPKDTDIGMIFDIHFEKIYNDKPTISGISIIPTMTHWNSEAVSVIPVNEVYENLDATDIKLSNFERERLKYSYTNSFKHLISYLNDITYHYEDYIYTININE comes from the coding sequence ATGAAAAAAAGCATTGTTTTATTAGGGATTATTTTAATCTTAAGTGGTTGTTCCAACAAAACGGATAGTATTCAAACAATACAATTAACAAATACAACGACGCCTCAATCCATTGTTTTTAATAAAGATGTGGAAGAAGAGGATTTAAGTTTTGACAGAATTCCTGACTCTGAATTAATAAAAGAAGTTACTATTTCTGCTGTTGGTGATATTATGGTTCACCAATGGCAGATTACTAGAGCTTATAATGAAAAAACCGATGAATTTGATTTCTCTGATGCATTCAAACATATTGCACCATACCTTCAAAGAGCTGATTTAACGGTGGGTAATTTGGAGACTACTTTTGGTGGAAAAGACAATGGGATAAGAATGGCTAATTCATTTTATTTTAGAGGGTATACAGGGTATCCTTGTTTTAATACCCCCGAAATCCTTGCCTATAATCTTAAAGATGCTGGTTTTGATTTATTATCTACAGCCAACAACCATTCTTTAGACAGTAGAGCAATTGGTGTCATTAACACATTGGACTTTTTAGATGATGCGGGGTTAGAGTATGTAGGAACCCATAGAAATCAAGAAGAAAAAGAAACAATAAAAATCAAAGAAATTAATGATATAACCTTTGGTTTTGGTGCATACACATATGGCACCAATGGTTTAGTTGTTCCAGCAGATAGGCCATATCTTGTTAATACCCTAGATATGTACAATCCAGTAAAAATAGCACAAATGATAGAAGATATAAAAGTTATGAGTCCTCTTGTTGATTTTGTTGTTGTATTTATTCATTTTGGTAATGAGTATTTTGATCACCCTAATGACCATCAAAGAAGAATTGTGGATCAACTTTTTGAAGCTGGTGCTGATGTTATACTAGGAAGTCATCCACATGTCCTTCAACCCATTGAAATAAGACAAATTAAAGATGGTGAAGAGGAAAGAACAGGTGTTGTGATATATTCACTAGGGAATTTTATATCTTCACAAAGATATAGTACCAATCGTCCAAAAGATACAGACATAGGTATGATTTTTGATATTCATTTTGAAAAAATATATAATGATAAGCCCACTATTAGTGGTATATCCATAATACCTACAATGACCCACTGGAATAGTGAAGCAGTGTCTGTAATACCTGTAAATGAAGTATATGAAAATCTCGATGCAACAGATATAAAACTTAGCAATTTTGAAAGAGAACGGTTAAAATATTCTTATACCAATAGCTTTAAACATTTAATAAGTTACTTAAATGATATAACCTATCATTATGAGGATTACATTTATACGATAAACATAAATGAATAA
- the rpsU gene encoding 30S ribosomal protein S21: protein MSNVTIKDNESLDNALRRFKRNCAKAGILQEVRKREHYEKPSVKRKKKSEAARKRKFK, encoded by the coding sequence ATGTCTAACGTAACTATAAAAGATAATGAGTCTCTCGACAACGCTCTTAGAAGATTTAAACGCAACTGTGCAAAAGCAGGAATTCTTCAAGAGGTACGTAAAAGAGAACATTATGAAAAGCCAAGTGTAAAACGCAAAAAGAAATCCGAAGCTGCTAGAAAACGTAAGTTTAAATAA
- a CDS encoding GatB/YqeY domain-containing protein, giving the protein MSLKDTLMQDLKVAMKEKDIVKKNTIQLVRSAILQIEKDNHTELDDSAIIEVIASQVKKRKSSLTEFEKSDRNDLIEELNKEIEILMDYLPKQLTDEELEQVISQVIAEVDATSMKDMGKVMSAVSEQIAGKADNQRVSTIVKQKLSS; this is encoded by the coding sequence ATGTCTTTAAAAGACACGTTAATGCAAGACTTGAAAGTAGCTATGAAAGAAAAAGATATAGTTAAGAAGAATACAATTCAGTTGGTTAGAAGCGCTATCCTTCAAATTGAAAAGGATAATCATACGGAGTTAGATGATTCTGCTATTATTGAAGTAATTGCTAGTCAAGTCAAAAAAAGAAAATCAAGTTTAACAGAATTTGAAAAATCTGATCGTAATGATCTGATCGAAGAATTAAATAAAGAAATTGAAATACTAATGGATTATTTGCCTAAACAATTAACAGATGAAGAGCTTGAACAAGTTATTTCACAAGTTATTGCTGAAGTAGACGCTACGTCAATGAAGGACATGGGTAAAGTGATGTCAGCTGTTTCTGAACAAATTGCAGGAAAAGCTGATAATCAAAGAGTTAGTACAATTGTTAAACAAAAATTAAGTTCTTAG
- a CDS encoding YabP/YqfC family sporulation protein, giving the protein MKKKLRSEEHSIKKNLTQALNLPQDVTLGASLVTITGKNEVFIENYKGIIEYDTDYIKLSTKQGIIELRGKRFLINYLTDDEMKITGRISNINFM; this is encoded by the coding sequence ATGAAGAAAAAATTAAGAAGTGAGGAACACTCTATTAAAAAAAATCTTACTCAAGCGTTGAATCTACCCCAGGATGTAACATTAGGGGCTTCCTTAGTGACAATTACAGGGAAAAATGAAGTTTTTATAGAGAATTATAAAGGTATTATAGAATATGATACTGATTACATAAAGCTAAGTACAAAACAAGGAATAATAGAACTTAGAGGAAAAAGATTTCTTATTAATTACTTAACAGACGATGAAATGAAAATAACGGGTAGAATTAGTAACATTAATTTTATGTAA
- the yqfD gene encoding sporulation protein YqfD: MKFIRGYLLVQVSGFSPERFLNLCANKGILVWNLQKNKGGYIFNISVSGYRLLKPFVKKTGTKIKILDKIGLPFFFYKYRKRKLFFLGIGIFASFLYILSLFIWKIEIVGNYSYTKEMLTKYLSTNSYSVGMWKNNVIGSEIEQKMMMDFQDIAWVSVEVKGTRMILNMQETLERHQFVSEDLPADIVADKEGIITSIVTRRGMPQVVQGDVVKEGDILVSGDILIKMEEVLRDVEFTHSDADIYAKTIYDYNKVLSLDYREKVFTGKVSKGYAFSLFNNKVTMYHPKIKFDKYDKIVKNDTVRIGKDFYLPFDRVTMEYREYYYEDRQYSVEEATEILKSKLQKFIKELEEKGVQILENNVKIVEENNTVESTGRIIVIERIGVDAPINTIERRLKYEDEIIREDDTNTQ, from the coding sequence ATGAAATTTATAAGAGGTTATTTATTAGTTCAAGTATCAGGTTTTTCGCCAGAAAGGTTTTTAAATCTATGTGCTAATAAAGGCATTCTAGTATGGAATCTTCAAAAAAATAAAGGTGGATACATATTTAATATTAGTGTTTCAGGTTATAGGTTATTAAAACCTTTTGTAAAGAAGACAGGAACTAAAATTAAAATTCTAGACAAAATAGGACTGCCTTTCTTTTTCTATAAGTACAGAAAGAGAAAGCTGTTTTTTTTAGGCATTGGCATTTTTGCTTCTTTTTTATACATATTATCACTTTTTATTTGGAAAATAGAAATTGTAGGAAATTATAGTTATACAAAGGAAATGCTAACAAAATACTTATCCACCAATTCTTATTCTGTTGGTATGTGGAAGAATAATGTCATAGGAAGCGAAATTGAACAAAAAATGATGATGGATTTTCAAGATATAGCTTGGGTATCTGTTGAAGTCAAAGGAACGAGAATGATACTTAATATGCAAGAAACATTAGAACGCCATCAGTTTGTTTCTGAGGATTTACCTGCAGATATCGTTGCTGACAAAGAAGGTATTATTACTTCTATTGTCACAAGAAGAGGTATGCCACAGGTAGTTCAAGGTGATGTAGTAAAAGAAGGCGATATATTAGTATCAGGCGATATTTTAATAAAAATGGAAGAAGTTTTACGTGATGTTGAATTTACGCATTCTGATGCAGATATTTATGCAAAAACCATTTACGATTACAATAAAGTCTTATCATTAGATTATAGAGAAAAAGTATTTACTGGAAAAGTATCTAAAGGATATGCTTTTAGTTTATTTAATAACAAAGTAACCATGTATCACCCAAAAATAAAATTTGATAAATACGATAAAATTGTAAAAAATGATACAGTAAGAATAGGAAAAGACTTTTATTTACCCTTTGATAGGGTAACAATGGAATACAGAGAATATTATTATGAAGATCGACAATACTCAGTAGAAGAAGCTACTGAAATATTAAAAAGTAAATTACAAAAATTTATTAAGGAATTAGAAGAAAAGGGGGTTCAAATATTAGAAAATAATGTTAAAATAGTAGAAGAGAATAATACAGTAGAATCTACTGGAAGAATTATAGTAATAGAAAGAATAGGCGTAGATGCACCAATAAATACAATAGAGCGGAGGCTAAAATACGAAGATGAAATTATTCGAGAAGACGATACAAATACCCAATGA
- a CDS encoding PhoH family protein, whose protein sequence is MKLFEKTIQIPNEHIINIFGQFDTHIKKIEKILNVTIVDREENVKIMGDQDNVDKAYRVLEQLLVLSVKNTSINEQNVNYLLALLTENEETKLAEVHDDLICVTINGKQIRPKTLGQKHYVDLIRKNMIVFGIGPAGTGKTFLAMAMAITAFKNNEVNRIILTRPAIEAGERLGFLPGDLQSKIDPYLRPLYDALYQIMGAETYLKNIEKGLIEVAPLAYMRGRTLDNAFIVLDEAQNTTPAQMKMFLTRIGFGSKAVITGDITQKDLPYGAKSGLEEAIKVLNNVEGIGISNLTNKDVVRHPLVQRIVTAYEKYESNNKPKEEKRSTNNSELKRPDRKKWKR, encoded by the coding sequence ATGAAATTATTCGAGAAGACGATACAAATACCCAATGAACATATCATTAATATATTTGGTCAATTCGATACCCATATTAAGAAGATAGAAAAAATATTAAATGTAACCATTGTGGATAGAGAAGAAAACGTTAAAATCATGGGTGACCAGGACAATGTAGATAAAGCCTATAGAGTATTAGAACAACTCCTAGTTTTGTCTGTTAAAAATACCAGTATTAATGAACAAAATGTTAATTATCTACTGGCTTTATTAACAGAAAATGAAGAAACAAAATTAGCAGAAGTTCATGACGATTTAATTTGTGTTACAATAAATGGAAAACAAATTAGGCCTAAGACCCTTGGTCAAAAACACTATGTAGATCTTATTAGAAAAAATATGATTGTTTTTGGTATAGGTCCAGCAGGGACGGGTAAGACTTTCTTAGCTATGGCCATGGCAATTACAGCTTTTAAAAATAATGAAGTCAATAGAATTATTTTAACAAGACCAGCAATTGAAGCCGGTGAAAGATTAGGATTCCTTCCTGGAGATTTACAAAGTAAGATTGATCCGTATCTAAGACCATTATATGACGCATTGTATCAGATTATGGGTGCTGAAACCTATTTGAAAAACATTGAAAAAGGTTTAATCGAAGTTGCACCATTAGCCTATATGAGAGGTAGAACATTAGATAATGCATTTATCGTTCTTGATGAAGCACAAAATACAACACCTGCTCAAATGAAAATGTTCTTAACACGTATTGGTTTTGGTTCAAAGGCAGTAATAACAGGAGATATAACTCAAAAAGATTTACCTTATGGTGCTAAATCAGGCCTAGAAGAAGCTATAAAGGTATTAAATAATGTTGAAGGTATTGGTATCTCTAATCTAACCAATAAAGATGTAGTTAGACATCCATTAGTTCAAAGAATTGTAACAGCATATGAAAAATATGAAAGCAATAATAAACCAAAAGAAGAAAAAAGGTCTACAAATAATTCCGAACTAAAAAGACCTGATAGAAAAAAATGGAAGAGATAG
- a CDS encoding HD family phosphohydrolase gives MIKRQRIKNLGLLQCALAFITICSTVGAVLTYVFTEGYYPDTLIGITGTIILLLMGLCFYIFTQKKEIVDHKNTLFLLFFIYHVILVAFILTSKLSFYLLPIAIAGMLIALLLDTQLAIIVNGILAILASLLSLEFNWHILIFYLVSGTMASLLIHHTKLRRNIVWIAITLMATNGFLVVFIKLIVGETPIGIDILYALLNAAFSIILTVGSLPLWEALFEVVTPLKLLELSNSDQKLIKRLLIEAPGTFHHCQLVANLAETASTDIGGDYLLARAGALYHDIGKLKNPHMFKENQSGENPHDTLEPDESARVIIDHVAYGIKLANDYKLPKSIISIIEQHQGTTLVKYFYHKAKENNATEIVEEKEYTYKGPTPQSNEAAIVMLADSVEAAVRCIPQKEKSLQNIEITIKKIIKMKLEEGQLENSDLKIKELNSISDAFLKVYKGMYHERIDYPKEA, from the coding sequence ATGATTAAAAGACAAAGGATAAAAAATCTAGGTTTATTACAATGTGCTTTAGCTTTTATTACTATATGTTCAACAGTGGGGGCTGTTTTAACATATGTGTTTACTGAAGGGTATTATCCAGATACATTAATTGGTATAACAGGTACCATTATACTTCTTTTAATGGGCCTTTGTTTTTATATTTTTACTCAAAAAAAAGAGATAGTTGATCATAAAAACACCCTGTTTTTATTGTTTTTTATTTACCACGTTATTCTGGTTGCTTTTATACTTACAAGTAAATTATCTTTTTACTTATTACCCATTGCAATTGCTGGGATGCTAATTGCGTTACTATTAGATACTCAGTTAGCAATAATAGTCAATGGTATATTAGCTATATTGGCAAGTTTATTAAGTCTTGAGTTTAATTGGCATATTTTAATTTTTTACTTAGTATCAGGGACTATGGCAAGTTTATTGATTCATCATACCAAATTAAGACGAAATATTGTATGGATTGCAATAACATTAATGGCTACAAATGGTTTCCTTGTTGTTTTCATTAAACTAATTGTTGGTGAAACACCTATAGGGATAGATATATTGTACGCTCTTTTGAACGCAGCTTTTTCAATAATTTTGACTGTTGGAAGTTTACCACTTTGGGAGGCGTTATTTGAAGTAGTAACGCCTTTGAAATTATTAGAACTAAGTAACTCAGATCAAAAATTAATTAAAAGATTATTAATTGAAGCACCTGGAACTTTTCATCATTGTCAGTTGGTTGCGAACCTTGCAGAAACAGCATCAACGGATATTGGTGGAGATTATTTGTTAGCAAGAGCTGGTGCATTATATCATGATATTGGCAAGTTAAAGAATCCTCATATGTTTAAAGAAAATCAAAGTGGAGAAAATCCACATGATACCTTAGAACCTGATGAGAGTGCAAGAGTTATTATTGATCATGTTGCCTATGGCATTAAATTGGCCAATGATTATAAGCTGCCTAAAAGTATTATCAGTATAATAGAACAGCATCAAGGGACAACCTTAGTAAAATATTTTTATCACAAGGCAAAAGAAAATAATGCTACAGAGATTGTTGAAGAAAAAGAATATACTTATAAAGGGCCAACACCCCAATCTAATGAAGCTGCAATTGTAATGTTAGCAGATTCTGTTGAAGCTGCTGTGAGGTGCATACCACAAAAAGAAAAATCATTACAAAATATTGAGATAACTATTAAAAAAATAATAAAAATGAAACTAGAAGAAGGTCAATTAGAAAATTCAGATCTTAAAATTAAAGAATTAAATTCTATTTCAGATGCATTTTTGAAAGTTTATAAAGGCATGTATCATGAACGTATAGATTATCCAAAAGAAGCGTAG
- the ybeY gene encoding rRNA maturation RNase YbeY, with product MTIYIEKETEDTLNFDYEEIINKVVIQSLQSENFKHDIEVNVILTNNEEIQCLNKQYRGKDAPTDVLSFPIIDDSEIGDIKTLDEHIPVHFNMETKELLLGDMIISIEKLKEQAQEYGHSEERELAFLVAHSMLHLFGYDHIEPEEEEIMKSKQNEILDKVGYSR from the coding sequence ATGACAATATATATTGAAAAAGAAACAGAAGACACATTAAACTTTGATTACGAAGAAATAATCAATAAAGTAGTTATTCAATCATTACAAAGTGAAAATTTTAAACATGACATAGAGGTAAATGTCATCTTAACAAATAATGAAGAAATACAATGTTTGAATAAACAATATAGAGGTAAAGATGCCCCAACAGATGTTTTGTCTTTTCCAATAATAGATGATAGTGAAATTGGCGATATAAAAACATTAGATGAACATATTCCAGTCCATTTTAATATGGAAACAAAGGAATTATTACTTGGTGATATGATTATTTCTATAGAAAAATTAAAGGAACAAGCACAAGAGTATGGTCATTCAGAAGAAAGAGAATTGGCTTTTCTTGTAGCCCATAGTATGTTACATTTATTTGGGTACGATCATATTGAACCAGAAGAAGAAGAGATAATGAAGTCAAAGCAAAATGAAATATTGGATAAAGTAGGTTATTCTAGATGA
- a CDS encoding diacylglycerol kinase, whose product MKNRTLLDSFKNAINGFVYCLNNEKNFKMHLKIFAISIFFAFFLGFNVTEIAIVLLISTIVIALEMINTSIEKLVDLVVDNKIHPLAKIIKDISAGAVFISAISSLIIAGFLYIPKFLIILKSFK is encoded by the coding sequence ATGAAAAATCGTACTCTATTAGATTCTTTTAAGAATGCAATAAATGGATTTGTATATTGTTTAAACAATGAAAAAAATTTTAAGATGCATCTTAAAATCTTTGCAATATCAATTTTCTTTGCTTTTTTTCTTGGTTTTAATGTGACAGAAATAGCCATTGTATTATTAATAAGTACAATAGTTATTGCTTTAGAGATGATTAATACTTCAATAGAAAAACTAGTTGATTTAGTAGTGGATAATAAGATACATCCTCTTGCAAAAATCATTAAAGATATTTCTGCAGGGGCTGTTTTTATATCAGCAATTTCCTCTCTTATCATTGCGGGCTTTCTTTATATTCCAAAGTTTTTAATTATACTAAAGTCTTTTAAATAA